CATCTTCACGGCGAATTACAACAGTTGATGAACGTGGACGTACTTCTGTACCGTTAGGCGCAGCTTCAGCAGCATTATCACTATACGGCCAATTGCTAGGGTGTTGGATATTTACAAATAATGATGTGTAGTCCGGGCTAATAGTAAAACCTGTCACTTCACAGCCATTTGGACCAACAAAGAAACGCTTTAGGTCTGCTTGATTCGCACTAGAAACGACAGTTTGGTTATCATCGCTATCTAGTAGTTGAGATGGAACAACCGCAAGCATCTGATCATTGGTGTACTCTTCAACTTCATCAGCGCCATTATCGGTTTGAATCCACATAATACCTCGTTGATCAAACGCTAAACCATCAGGGCTAGCAAACTGATTTAAGTCAGTTAAACCTGAGCGGTTTGTCTTTTCATCACTATTACTTGGTGAGCCGAAAACGAAAATATCCCAGTCAAACTCTGTTGGCTTTTCACCTTCATCCCAGCGAATGATATGGTCAAATTTATTGTTTAGGCGAGGGTTGGCAGGGTTAGTACTGTCTTTACGTTTCGTGTTATTGGTGAGAGTGAGGTAAACAGAACCCGTGTATGGATCTACTGCAGCCCATTCAGGACGATCCATCGGTGTTGCTCCAACTAAATCTGCTGCACCTGCAGTATTAACAATAATTTCTGCCAAAGAGTTAAAGTGTGAAGCCAGTGTATCACCAGATCTTGTAATACTATCAAGTGTTAATGGCAGCCAGGTTCCGGTGCTGTCTTCATTGAATCGAGCCACATACAGAGTACCTTCATCCATATACTTATCACAGGTTAATAAGCGGTTTGAAGGTGATGCATCAGCTGGATCCCATAGTGCTTTTGACTCAAATTTGTACAGATACTCAAAGCGTGAGTCATGGCCTGAATAAAACACGACAGGCTTGCCTTCTTCTAACTTGCCAAAGGTACAGCCTTCGTGACGGAAGCGTCCTAATGCCGTACGTTTTTTAGCGCGGGAGTTTTTGGTATATGGGTCAATTTCAACAATGTAGCCATGACCATTGGCTTCATTTCGATAATCATCAAGTGATGAACTGCCAGTTGGTGCCAAATTAAAGCGCGCAAACTCATCAAGACGCTCTTCATCATGGCCTGCTAACGTTTCCCACTTGTAGCGCCCTTGTAGATATTTACCTGCACCCGAAATACCAATACGATCTTGCTCTTCGGTACGTGTACCTGTGTTTGTAAAGTAGCCCGGCCAGTTTTCTTCACAAGTTAGGTAAGTACCCCAAGGCGTATAACCGTTACCACAGTTGTTAAGTGTTCCGCGAGCTTGGCTACCGTCTGGTGAGAAGCGTGTTACTGTTAATTCTGAGTGTGCGATAGGACCAGATAAATCCATTACAGTCGCTCCGGTGTAGCGACGGTTAAGTGGGTCGTTGTCGATTAACTTCCATTGATTATTTTCAAGTTGGATACGAACAACAGAAATACCATGAGCGTTTATCTCTTTGCGGATTTCATCAATATCAGTACGTACTTCTTTGGCTCTTTCAGTGTCTTTGTCCCAGTTAGGGTGTAGGGCTTGCTGATCGATGTATTCGTGGTTGATACACAGTAAGCCATCGGTAGAAGCTTCATTTAACGGGAAGAAGTGCATGCCATCATGATGCATACCTAATGCGTTTAATTGATCAGTGCTGTCGTTAGTACCGTCATTTTTCCACACATTACCGTTGGCGTTTAGCGGTGTACCCCAAGGAACTAACACTTGTGCAGTGTAGCCTGAAGGAATTGATACGGCATCAGTTAATGAGCCGGGAATAGAATCGAAATTTAAAACAGCTTGAGAACGATCTGCGACCTTTGCCGTAGTTCCTTCAGTAGAACTGGAAGAGTTACACCCCGCAAGACCAAAAGCGCCGAGTGCTGTCATGGCACTTACACCTAAACCACCTTTCAGAATGCTTCGGCGTTGTAAGTTTGCTTGAAGAACATCTTCAAATGTTTTGTTATTACTGGTGTTATAGCGGGTAGGGTCGAACGTTTCCTTACTCATAACTTTGCTTTCCTGTGTCTTATTAACTATTGGTTTAATAATTTGAGCAGGAGAGAGAGTAAGAATGGGTAGTGACAGTATTTGTCTTTTATTATTAAACTTATGTTTAAATAATATTGTCAGCTACCCATAAGCTGATGGGATTAACGCTCAGTGCGTTTTAATTGGCTTAGCATGAACATTGCAGCTGCGGAGACAACCACAGAAGGGCCTGCTGGTGTATCGTAATGCCATGACATCGCAAGGCCTAAGCATACTGCAATAGCGCCGAGTATAGAGGCAAGTACTGCCATTGACTCAGGACTACGTGCAAAACGACGCGCAGTCGCTGCTGGGATGATCAGTAATGACGTGATGATCAAGGCGCCAACAAATTTCATCGCAACAGCGATAACCATACCCACCATTAGCATCAGTATTAAACGCATTAAATCAACGTTAACGCCTTCAACTTGTGCCATTTCTTCACTGATAGTCATCGATAGTAATGGACGCCATAGGAAGATAAGTAATCCTAGAACAACGGCACCACCGCAATAAATCCAAAGAATATCTGTGGTTGTTACAGCGAGTAAGTCGCCAAATAAGTACGCCATTAAATCAATGCGTACATTATCTAAAAAGCTAACAGCCACTAAGCCGAGTGAAAGGGCACTATGGGCTAAAATACCTAATAAAGTATCCGTGGCGACATAACGCTGTTTTTGCAGTGTTACTAAGATCACAGCAAGTACTAAACAGCAGATCACTAGAGCTAGGTTCAAGTTGATATTAAATAGGAAACCTAGTGCGATACCTAATAATGAAGCATGCGACAGGGTATCACCAAAATAGGCCATTTTTCGCCATACAACGAATGAGCCCAATGGACCTGCTAAAATAGCAATACCAATTCCAGCAATAAGGGCAGGCAGAAGAAACTCAATCATGCTTTTGTATCCTGATGGTTGTTACAGCAGCCTTGAGGTTTGCCTGAGGCATCGTGCTGGTGGTTATGTTGGTGTTCATAGAGAGCCAATTGTTCAGTCGAGGTATGACCGAATAACGCAATATATTTTGGATGGTTTGTTACGCTTAATGGGCTACCTGAACAACAGATGTGATGCTGCAGACAAATCACTTTATCTGTTTTTGCCATCACAAGGTGCAGATCGTGAGAAACCATTAAAATCGCACAGTTAAGCATATCACGTAATTGTTGAATTAAACGGTAAAGCTCAAGTTGGCCTGTCACATCAACACCTTGAACAGGTTCATCAAGTACTAATAAATCAGGTTTTTGTAGTAGTGCACGTGCAAGTAGGACACGTTGCATTTCACCACCAGATAAACCGTGCATATCGCTATTTAGCAAGCGACTACCGTTTACCATTTCAAGGGCTTCAATACGCTGTTCTTTACTATAACGCCCAGCTAAGCGCATGAAACGATCAACAGACAATGGCAGTGTATCATTTAAACGTAGCTTTTGAGGTACGTAGCCAATACGGATCCCTTTTTTACGAACCACTTTTCCTTTTGTTGGTTTGCTAAGTCCCGTAATAACTTTTACAAGGGTGGATTTACCTGCGCCATTTGGGCCAATTAAGGTAGTAATTTCACCACGTTCCAATTTAAGCGAAATGTTATCTAAAACATCACGTTCACCAAATGAAACAGTGACTGATTGTAGTTCGACTAGGGTTGTCATAAAGGGAGTTGTCTTAAATAGGCTTTGCAAAAGATGTAATGTTATAATATAACATTGTTTGATTTGTTATATTGTAACATTATCCAACTTGTTAGGGAATATACCGTTAAGGCGTAAAAGTGCATTGACGGTATCATAGTGCAATTAAAATAATTAGGACAAAACATGCAGCGTATTACATCATTAGCTTGTGCAGCAGCATTAATGCTATCAAGTTCAGCTATGGCAAAAGAATTCAATGTAGTCACCACTATAAAGCCACTTAATTTGATTGTAAGTGAGTTAGTTCAAGGTGCTGCAACCAGTGAGGCGATTTTGCCGCCTGGTGTTTCTCCGCATGATTATGCGTTGCGTCCGTCTGATGTGAAAAAATTGAATAATGCAGATCTTGTGATTTGGGTAGGGCCACAGTTAGAAACCTTCTTAACCAAACTTATGGCGGATAACCCAAATAGTTTTGCATTAACTCAGCAAGCAGGCATTCATTTCTTAAATTATGCTAGTGAAGAGAAAGATGAAGCTCATCATGATGACCATGACCATGACCATGACCATGACCATGACCATGACCATGAGGGACATGAGGGACATGAGGGACATGATGAACATGCAGGACATCATCATAACCATTCAGGTCTAAATCCACACTTCTGGATGGGGCCAAAACAGACAATTGAAGCTGCAAATGTGATCACAGAGGCACTGATTAAACATGATCCATTGCATAAAAACGTATATCTCGCTAACCTTTCAACGTTTACCTCAGAAGTTAACCAGGCCGTAAATGAGCTGAATACGGAATTAAAACCACTTTCAGGTAAAGGTTACTATGTTTTTCATGATGGTTATGGTTATTTTGAACACCAATTTGGTTTGAATAACCTTGGACATTTCACGGTTGAACCTGACCGTCGACCTGGCGCAAAAACCTTAATTACAATCCGTAAATCGTTACAGGATAAGCAAGCCTACTGTGTGTTTAGTGAGCCACAATTCTCACCAGCAGTGGTTGATAGCGTAACAGAAGGGACTGGGGTAAACATAGGGACTCTTGACCCGATGGCTACCAACGTCAAAGAGGGCAAGGGAGGATACGTCCGATTTATTAAGGAACTCGGACAAAGTTTTGCCAAGTGTTTAAAGTAAATAATGAAATTATATAAAGCGGTAGCGACTTCTATTAGAGGGTTACCGCGTCAGCACAAAATTGCGTTAGTTTCCACTTCTGTGCTTATGATGGCTGCCATAATGTGGCAGCCATCTAAGCAATCAGTTACTTTTTCAACATCAACACCTAAGCGTGTTGATGTTGAATTACCTGCTAAATTGGATTTGCTATCTGAACAAGATAGCGAACCATTAGGCGTTTCTCTCGATCAGAACGATCCTGAATTCCAAGCTCCTAAAGATGAAATTGAACAACAGCTTGTAGAAGCAAAAGCGGAGGTTGAGCATAAACACCGTGTTGCTTCTGGTGAAACGCTAGGGATCATTTTCTCTCAATATGGTTTACCTATTTCTGATATGTACCGCCTAATTGATGCGAATAAATCTGTTCAGCATCTACGTGTTGGGCAAACATTGGAATGGGAAGTCGATGATGACGGTAAGTTAACCGAACTAAAAATTATTCGAAGTAAGAAAGAAACCGATACTTTCACTTTGTCGAAGAAAGGCTACGTGTATAAAGAAATCATCCTAAAGGGTGATATTAAGCCTGTCATGTTAACAGGTCGTGTTGATGGTAGCTTTTATAATTCAGCTCGTGCCGCTGGATTGACGCCGACTCAAATTCAAACCTTGGTTAAGGCACTGCAATGGAAATTTAACCTTGGCCGAGAAGCCCATAAAGGCGATCGCTTTGCTGTTGGACTTGATCGTGAGTTCATTGATGGTAAAGCTGTGAGCAAAGGGGAAGTCAATGCGTTTTATTACAAGTCAGGCAATGGCAAAAATAACTTCTTTATCGTTCGTGGCGATGACGATCAATTCTATGATGATGATGCGCACAGTTTAAACCGTTCATTCCGTCGTATTCCAACGGCGAAGCGCTACCGTATTAGTTCACCTTTTAATCCTAACCGTTTGCATCCAGTTACAGGACGTCGTTCACCACATAATGGTACCGATTTTGCGGTTCCGATTGGCACATCTGTTTTGGCTGCAGGTGATGGCGTAGTCGTAAAATCTCGTTACCACCCATTAGCGGGTAACTATATCGTGGTGAAACACGGTCGTGAATATATGACACGATACCTTCACCTAAGTAAGCGTGAAGTGAAAGTCGGCGATAAAGTGAAAATGGGTCAACGTATTGCGAAAAGTGGTAATACAGGTCGTTCAACAGGCCCTCACTTACACTACGAATTACTGAAAAATGGTCGTCCGGTAAATGCGATGAAAGTACCACTGCCGCAGGCCGATCCTTTATACGGTAAAGAGCGAAGCAACTTTATGAAGCAAGTCAGCTTCTATAAGAAGAAATTTAAAGATGCTATGGCTAGCTAATCGTTATTAATTATAAAAAGCGCACTTTGGTGCGCTTTTTTTATGTGACTTTTTCATAGGAAGAGAAAAGAGAGCTACAAGCTCATGGTAGGTGACTTGCTTATGCATTGGAAAGTAAAATATCAAATAAGAATTAGGGCGTAGTTACTTATCTTTTGACTGTATTTAATTCTGGTTGGTGAGCATTTTTCGCTCTAAAGAGATAAAAAAATATTTTTTTTGATTTAAGACAAGACAGAAATTGTATCAAGCGGTAAACTCCCAATCACAAATGCTAATAATTCGTATTAAGGTAGCGATTGACTATGAAGCTGTCAGAGATGTCATGCGGAAACTGCGGGACGGTCATTAATATGTCTGCGTTACCAGCAGCAACACGAAAAAAATTAATGGTTATGGGGTTACTTCCTCGAACTGAGATCACCGTCGTTCGTTTGGCTCCTTTAGGCGATCCGCTTCAAGTACGCGTTCGCGGTGTTGATATCGCTTTACGTAAGCAAATTGCAGAAAATATCGAGGTTGAGGCGCTGTAATGCAATACAATATTCTGACTGTTGGTAATCCTAATAGTGGTAAAACGACCCTATTTAATGGCTTAACAGGCGCTAAACAGCAAGTTGGTAACTGGGCTGGTGTAACGGTTGAGAAGAAAACAGGTCGATACCAACATAATGGTGATGATTTCTCCCTGACCGATCTTCCTGGTATCTACAACCTTGATAGTGCAAATGATGCTAACAGCCTTGATGAGGCCATTGCTTCACGTGCGATTTTAACTACACCTGCGGATGTGATTATCAATGTTGTTGATGCATCGAGCTTAGAGCGTAGCTTATACATGACGCTACAGCTGCGTGAGCTAGGTCGTCCAATGGTTGTCGTGCTTAATAAAATGGACGTACTTAAACGTCAGCGTCAGGTGTTAGATATTAAGGCACTTGAAAAAGCACTAGGTTGTCCGGTATTAGCATTATCTGCTAACAACATGGAACGTATTGCAGAGTTCAAAACTAAGCTACACAAGATGTTAACGCAAGGTGTTGTGGTTAACGAGTTTGAGCTCGATTATGGTCAAGATTTTGAGCAAGCAGTGAGTCAATTAGCACCGTTGTTCAAACATAACGATAAGCTAAATGCTCGTGCACAAGGTATCCGTGTATTAGAAAACGATACTTTAGTGATCAACACACTATCTGATGAAGATAAAGCGACAGCATGTGGTTTACGTGCGAATTTATTGAATACTGTTGATCCTGATATTCAAGTGGCTGATGTACGTTACACCTTCTTACATCAGTTATGTCAAAAAGTGCGTCGTCAAGAAGGTCGTTTAAGTAATAGCCTGACAGATAAAATTGACCGTGTATTACTGAACCGCTTTGTTGGTATCCCATTTTTCTTCTTAGTAATGTACGTGATGTTTATGTTTGCGATAAACATTGGTAGTGCATTTATTGATTTCTTTGATATTAGCTTTGGTGCGTTATTAGTCGATGGTGGTCATCACCTATTAGATGATCACTTGCCTGTATGGTTAGTCACAATCATTGCCAACGGTATCGGTGGTGGTATCCAAACAGTTGCAACCTTTATTCCTGTGATTGCGTGTTTGTACTTATTCCTTGCGGTACTTGAAAGCTCAGGTTACATGGCACGTGCTGCGTTTGTTCTTGATAAAGTGATGCAAAAAGTAGGTTTACCGGGTAAAGCATTTGTTCCCCTAGTGCTTGGTTTTGGTTGTAACGTACCAGCGATCATGGCTACACGTACTCTAGAGCAAGAGCGTGAGCGTAAACTTGCTGCGGCAATGGCACCGTTTATGTCATGTGGCGCACGTTTACCTATATATGCATTATTTGCAGCAGCATTCTTCCCTGAAAATGGTCAGAACGTGGTATTTGCACTGTACTTATTAGGTATTGTGGCAGCTGTGATGACGGGTCTTATTTTACGTTCAACGCTTTACCCAGGTTCTAGTGATAGCTTTATCATGGAAATGCCAAACTACGAGTTACCAACTATTCGTAACGTTGTGATCAAAACTTGGCAAAAGCTAAAGCGCTTTGTATTTGGTGCTGGTAAAACCATCGTTGTCGTTGTGGCGGTATTAAGCTTCTTTAACTCATTAGGTACTGATGGTTCATTTGGTAACGAAGATACGTCTAACTCTGTGCTATCTAAAGCATCACAAGTGGTAACGCCTGTGCTTGAGCCTATTGGCGTGAAAGCGGATAACTGGCCTGCAACTGTTGGTATCATTACGGGAATTTTCGCAAAAGAAGCCGTTGTAGGTACGCTAAACAGCTTATACGCACCAGCAACAGATGATGGTAATGAAGAATACAACCTTGTTGCTAGCTTAAAAGAAGCGGTTCAATCAGTTGGTGATAACTTAGCAGCATTAAGCTTTAGTGATCCACTTGGTATCGAAGTTGGTGATTTAGAAAACAAACAAGCTGTTGCTGAAGAGCAGGGTGTTAACGAATCTGTGTATGGTAACATTCAAGCGCACTTCGTAAGTGGTGCGGCAGCAATGGCATACTTGATTTTCATTCTGCTGTACACACCATGTGCCGCTGCAATGGGTGCTTACGTACGTGAGTTTGGTCAGAAGTTTGCTCTGTTTATTGCAGGTTGGACTATGTTAATGGCTTATTCGTTTGCTACTTGGTTCTACCAAATTGCTCACTTTGTTGATCATCCTGCAACGAGTGCATTTTGGATTGGCTTCTTCGTCTTGATTAATGGCGGTATCTTCTTGTTATTGAAACGAGAAGGGAAAAAGCAAACTAACCTTGAAGGCTTGTTAGTAGAATGATCTTACAGCAGCTAAAACAATATATTGAACAGCATGGACGTGTGAGTCGTAAACAGCTTTCGCAACACTTCGG
The sequence above is a segment of the Photobacterium leiognathi genome. Coding sequences within it:
- the znuA gene encoding zinc ABC transporter substrate-binding protein ZnuA, with product MQRITSLACAAALMLSSSAMAKEFNVVTTIKPLNLIVSELVQGAATSEAILPPGVSPHDYALRPSDVKKLNNADLVIWVGPQLETFLTKLMADNPNSFALTQQAGIHFLNYASEEKDEAHHDDHDHDHDHDHDHDHEGHEGHEGHDEHAGHHHNHSGLNPHFWMGPKQTIEAANVITEALIKHDPLHKNVYLANLSTFTSEVNQAVNELNTELKPLSGKGYYVFHDGYGYFEHQFGLNNLGHFTVEPDRRPGAKTLITIRKSLQDKQAYCVFSEPQFSPAVVDSVTEGTGVNIGTLDPMATNVKEGKGGYVRFIKELGQSFAKCLK
- a CDS encoding FeoA family protein codes for the protein MKLSEMSCGNCGTVINMSALPAATRKKLMVMGLLPRTEITVVRLAPLGDPLQVRVRGVDIALRKQIAENIEVEAL
- the mepM gene encoding murein DD-endopeptidase MepM — protein: MKLYKAVATSIRGLPRQHKIALVSTSVLMMAAIMWQPSKQSVTFSTSTPKRVDVELPAKLDLLSEQDSEPLGVSLDQNDPEFQAPKDEIEQQLVEAKAEVEHKHRVASGETLGIIFSQYGLPISDMYRLIDANKSVQHLRVGQTLEWEVDDDGKLTELKIIRSKKETDTFTLSKKGYVYKEIILKGDIKPVMLTGRVDGSFYNSARAAGLTPTQIQTLVKALQWKFNLGREAHKGDRFAVGLDREFIDGKAVSKGEVNAFYYKSGNGKNNFFIVRGDDDQFYDDDAHSLNRSFRRIPTAKRYRISSPFNPNRLHPVTGRRSPHNGTDFAVPIGTSVLAAGDGVVVKSRYHPLAGNYIVVKHGREYMTRYLHLSKREVKVGDKVKMGQRIAKSGNTGRSTGPHLHYELLKNGRPVNAMKVPLPQADPLYGKERSNFMKQVSFYKKKFKDAMAS
- the znuC gene encoding zinc ABC transporter ATP-binding protein ZnuC codes for the protein MTTLVELQSVTVSFGERDVLDNISLKLERGEITTLIGPNGAGKSTLVKVITGLSKPTKGKVVRKKGIRIGYVPQKLRLNDTLPLSVDRFMRLAGRYSKEQRIEALEMVNGSRLLNSDMHGLSGGEMQRVLLARALLQKPDLLVLDEPVQGVDVTGQLELYRLIQQLRDMLNCAILMVSHDLHLVMAKTDKVICLQHHICCSGSPLSVTNHPKYIALFGHTSTEQLALYEHQHNHQHDASGKPQGCCNNHQDTKA
- the feoB gene encoding Fe(2+) transporter permease subunit FeoB, which encodes MQYNILTVGNPNSGKTTLFNGLTGAKQQVGNWAGVTVEKKTGRYQHNGDDFSLTDLPGIYNLDSANDANSLDEAIASRAILTTPADVIINVVDASSLERSLYMTLQLRELGRPMVVVLNKMDVLKRQRQVLDIKALEKALGCPVLALSANNMERIAEFKTKLHKMLTQGVVVNEFELDYGQDFEQAVSQLAPLFKHNDKLNARAQGIRVLENDTLVINTLSDEDKATACGLRANLLNTVDPDIQVADVRYTFLHQLCQKVRRQEGRLSNSLTDKIDRVLLNRFVGIPFFFLVMYVMFMFAINIGSAFIDFFDISFGALLVDGGHHLLDDHLPVWLVTIIANGIGGGIQTVATFIPVIACLYLFLAVLESSGYMARAAFVLDKVMQKVGLPGKAFVPLVLGFGCNVPAIMATRTLEQERERKLAAAMAPFMSCGARLPIYALFAAAFFPENGQNVVFALYLLGIVAAVMTGLILRSTLYPGSSDSFIMEMPNYELPTIRNVVIKTWQKLKRFVFGAGKTIVVVVAVLSFFNSLGTDGSFGNEDTSNSVLSKASQVVTPVLEPIGVKADNWPATVGIITGIFAKEAVVGTLNSLYAPATDDGNEEYNLVASLKEAVQSVGDNLAALSFSDPLGIEVGDLENKQAVAEEQGVNESVYGNIQAHFVSGAAAMAYLIFILLYTPCAAAMGAYVREFGQKFALFIAGWTMLMAYSFATWFYQIAHFVDHPATSAFWIGFFVLINGGIFLLLKREGKKQTNLEGLLVE
- the znuB gene encoding zinc ABC transporter permease subunit ZnuB, with amino-acid sequence MIEFLLPALIAGIGIAILAGPLGSFVVWRKMAYFGDTLSHASLLGIALGFLFNINLNLALVICCLVLAVILVTLQKQRYVATDTLLGILAHSALSLGLVAVSFLDNVRIDLMAYLFGDLLAVTTTDILWIYCGGAVVLGLLIFLWRPLLSMTISEEMAQVEGVNVDLMRLILMLMVGMVIAVAMKFVGALIITSLLIIPAATARRFARSPESMAVLASILGAIAVCLGLAMSWHYDTPAGPSVVVSAAAMFMLSQLKRTER
- a CDS encoding PhoX family protein, producing MSKETFDPTRYNTSNNKTFEDVLQANLQRRSILKGGLGVSAMTALGAFGLAGCNSSSSTEGTTAKVADRSQAVLNFDSIPGSLTDAVSIPSGYTAQVLVPWGTPLNANGNVWKNDGTNDSTDQLNALGMHHDGMHFFPLNEASTDGLLCINHEYIDQQALHPNWDKDTERAKEVRTDIDEIRKEINAHGISVVRIQLENNQWKLIDNDPLNRRYTGATVMDLSGPIAHSELTVTRFSPDGSQARGTLNNCGNGYTPWGTYLTCEENWPGYFTNTGTRTEEQDRIGISGAGKYLQGRYKWETLAGHDEERLDEFARFNLAPTGSSSLDDYRNEANGHGYIVEIDPYTKNSRAKKRTALGRFRHEGCTFGKLEEGKPVVFYSGHDSRFEYLYKFESKALWDPADASPSNRLLTCDKYMDEGTLYVARFNEDSTGTWLPLTLDSITRSGDTLASHFNSLAEIIVNTAGAADLVGATPMDRPEWAAVDPYTGSVYLTLTNNTKRKDSTNPANPRLNNKFDHIIRWDEGEKPTEFDWDIFVFGSPSNSDEKTNRSGLTDLNQFASPDGLAFDQRGIMWIQTDNGADEVEEYTNDQMLAVVPSQLLDSDDNQTVVSSANQADLKRFFVGPNGCEVTGFTISPDYTSLFVNIQHPSNWPYSDNAAEAAPNGTEVRPRSSTVVIRREDGGEIGV